The following coding sequences lie in one Benincasa hispida cultivar B227 chromosome 6, ASM972705v1, whole genome shotgun sequence genomic window:
- the LOC120080130 gene encoding early nodulin-like protein 1: protein MPSNSFFTLFLLTTSFSAVASFEFQVGGVKGWVVPPANDSKIYNDWASENRFKAGDTVRFRYKKDSVMEVTEEEYKRCNSTQPNFFSNTGNTVFQFSRSGTFYFISGANGHGERGQRMIVKVMADDKSASSSDSNKSSALSAPTSSLFRWLCPFCSSLGFEDIFHNLFFFF, encoded by the exons ATGCCGTCCAACTCCTTCTTCACACTTTTCCTTCTCACTACCTCCTTCTCCGCCGTCGCTTCTTTTGAGTTCCAAGTCGGTGGCGTCAAAGGCTGGGTAGTTCCGCCGGCTAACGACAGCAAAATCTACAACGATTGGGCCTCAGAAAACAGATTCAAAGCCGGTGACACCGTCC GTTTCAGGTACAAGAAGGACTCGGTGATGGAAGTGACAGAAGAAGAGTATAAAAGATGCAATTCCACACAACCAAATTTCTTCTCCAACACCGGCAACACCGTCTTCCAATTCAGCCGATCAGGAACTTTCTACTTCATCAGCGGCGCTAATGGCCACGGCGAAAGAGGGCAGAGGATGATCGTGAAGGTCATGGCCGATGATAAATCTGCTTCTTCCTCCGATTCTAACAAATCCTCTGCTTTGAGCGCTCCAACTTCGTCTCTGTTCCGTTGGCTCTGTCCATTCTGTTCTAGTCTGGGATTTGAAGATATTTtccataatctttttttttttttttga
- the LOC120080391 gene encoding cystinosin homolog — protein sequence MASWNSIPLEITYEVLGWFAFVSWSISFYPQVILNFRRKSVVGLNFDFVLLNLTKHSTYLIYNASLYFSSAVQKQYFEKYGYDQMIPVAANDVAFSIHAVLLTAITLFQIVIYDRGTQIVSKVSLTIVTVVWLFAAICFFIGLSSHSWLWLISIFNSIQVFMTAIKYIPQAIMNFLRKSTDGFSIGNILLDFLGGLANYAQMTVQSIDQNSWVNFYGNIGKTLLSLISIFFDLLFMLQHYVLYPGKMPIVSQKADAESRETLITPPGRPESEDV from the exons ATGGCGTCGTGGAATTCGATTCCGCTCGAGATTACCTACGAAGTACTCGGATGGTTCGCCTTCGTTTCCTGGTCCATCAGTTTCTATCCTCAAGTCATCTTAAATTTCCGTAGGAAAAG TGTCGTGGGACTGAACTTCGATTTTGTGCTGTTAAATTTGACTAAGCACTcgacatatttgatatataatgCCTCGCTTTACTTCAGCTCGGCTGTTCAGAAACAGTACTTCGAGAAATATGGTTACGATCAG ATGATACCTGTTGCTGCAAATGATGTTGCTTTCTCAATACATGCTGTTCTGTTGACGGCAATCACCTTGTTCCAAATTGTGATATATGAT CGCGGAACTCAGATAGTTTCCAAAGTATCACTGACAATTGTTACTGTTGTATGGCTATTTGCCGCAATTTGTTTCTTCATTGGTCTGTCTAGCCATTCTTGGCTCTGGCTAATTTCCATATTCAA CTCAATTCAAGTATTTATGACGGCTATTAAATACATACCTCAG GCTATCATGAACTTTTTGCGGAAGAGCACCGATGGATTCAGCATTGGCAACATACTACTCGACTTTCTGGGAGGGTTGGCAAATTATGCGCAGATGACAGTGCAGTCCATAGATCAAA aTTCATGGGTAAACTTTTATGGCAATATTGGGAAGACATTGCTCTCTTTG ATAAGTATATTTTTTGATCTTCTTTTCATGCTTCAACATTATGTACTATATCCTGGCAAGATGCCGATTGTGTCTCAGAAAGCCGATGCAGAGAGCAGAGAGACACTTATCACGCCTCCGGGTCGCCCAGAATCAGAAGATGTGTAA